One part of the Neoarius graeffei isolate fNeoGra1 chromosome 2, fNeoGra1.pri, whole genome shotgun sequence genome encodes these proteins:
- the si:ch211-106e7.2 gene encoding uncharacterized protein si:ch211-106e7.2 yields the protein MEKVGGSGDGTSNHLSQASNNITVPLDTITKDKEIHSCEGTMALDWKQSLPSLQTSNDQILAHYQRDNDACLRKSTVPIHRPSGQSRNHGCTVVLLRENYPQHESKHVRSNDGPSETSATGEKHLLHQCPIQLSSSSCERQHTSTSMTTNIPQQSMPHMIVLNSNNLRGSWKNNLYKEQQHVKITHHLPKDSTCQGLFTDVGYFGVVLAQAQTVKLCQRNACIPKDTDQQKYAPQKAIAVVTPLTQQAVADVTFSKNLTNMKEGGLETRFAPNKNDQTCIPHTLQSTPNESGAKILYDSMSQPKEERSKSVLAPGVSHYEKDDGPAENNQLPGQSERLSSVPLSGSIEMKEVQLCPTDNNSSAKCLSKDNATVKGRNSEESRMDARMNKLSTIPVNEWSLQRLHTLVIGLEQMQKKQQRNIPFNNLSSEILKLYWNGDYLKLCSAAKSNLYINIMKEARLHCGKENSVILQGVSRERLNEIASSFHILEHGVAPPKMVYRSSWLNLSDAHYDIDKEHECLSSLMTLHGKSQIADKELPMKKMENMQKSTNEMVKASNKALSGEVKQRKQLPAEHQKNSSSVEGDKVIRKEPVVMDAENTSSVKETEGQDSMTVENVVMKKTQSEKQNKTQGENEAPLLVSLSRQSSGVSDGSIKPGNLFKLPTTDTTPVLDRNGFANCVSVEMSILPPEKARRSFTGEPDKVVDNIQKDAQILTEHKDEGTVELFDQDKKHMDTEMKSDERSNGIKISWQLENYCCLAKWLQVLGFRNGGRCKCEQKAELGHHADTLGKGVKEANAVKHMHPSNKACKLTDTDIGVLRDNRQAKCRLEYRSIPGKKSVTSHADDDDASMDEIEIVDVITNYEDILEMSNAMSEQLTAMPLLACTSHESTSGRKHYRNHHKEITTPEFKTGDTLIRLALFGTSHLRQKKNISGFTSLDNVDCPPETLDVKISSGWNEYLNTTKSQTPKQKVWNSWKKTHVPSKMSTNRKSKKLKHAKAPESKNDAANNSLINTAVLDLIPTLLSHEDDVQTCQSEAKCENTFSLASADNRKNTAQARKKTRKNISSTRKDKIRKLKQNKILTSLNLNKRWNCTNNGHKLVKSSFEPAQAFDKSKLNTGLALNFRVLPESFNISDGSSSMEASQSAGADSGTKVKTVMQTKRTWGMSGTWCDSPRKKRCLKSTITLPNTSGSSTFQEFKKKYEEKKQRIHT from the exons ATGGAAAAGGTTGGTGGCTCTGGAGATGGCACATCCAATCATCTAAGCCAAGCATCTAATAACATAACAGTACCTCTGGACACCATTACAAAGGACAAGGAAATCCATTCTTGTGAAGGAACAATGGCACTTGACTGGAAACAATCATTACCAAGTCTGCAAACCAGCAATGACCAGATTTTGGCACACTATCAACGTGATAATGACGCTTGCTTAAGGAAATCTACAGTGCCAATTCATAGACCGAGTGGACAGAGTAGAAATCATGGTTGTACAGTAGTGCTTCTTAGAGAAAACTATCCTCAACATGAATCGAAACATGTCCGTTCAAATGATGGACCATCAGAAACATCTGCCACAGGTGAGAAACACTTGCTTCACCAGTGCCCAATTCAGTTAAGTTCTTCATCCTGTGAACGCCAACATACATCTACCTCAATGACCACAAATATACCACAGCAGTCTATGCCACATATGATTGTTTTGAATTCTAATAATCTCCGTGGAAGCTGGAAGAACAATTTATACAAGGAGCAACAGCATGTAAAGATTACTCATCATTTGCCTAAGGATTCCACGTGTCAAGGCTTGTTCACTGATGTTGGATATTTTGGTGTTGTTTTAGCACAAGCTCAAACTGTCAAACTTTGTCAACGAAATGCTTGTATTCCTAAAGATACTGATCAGCAGAAGTATGCACCTCAGAAAGCTATTGCTGTTGTTACACCACTGACTCAACAGGCAGTGGCAGACGTTACATTTTCAAAGAACCTGACCAACATGAAGGAGGGAGGCCTTGAAACAAGATTTGCACCAAATAAGAATGACCAAACTTGCATTCCACATACTTTGCAATCAACACCAAATGAAAGTGGTGCGAAAATTTTGTATGATTCTATGTCACAACCAAAGGAAGAACGATCAAAATCAGTACTCGCCCCTGGAGTTTCTCATTATGAAAAGGATGATGGTCCTgctgaaaataatcaacttcctgGTCAGAGTGAAAGACTGTCTTCAGTCCCTCTTAGTGGGAGTATAGAGATGAAGGAGGTACAGCTGTGTCCCACTGACAATAACTCTAGTGCTAAATGTCTCAGTAAAGATAATGCTACAGTGAAGGGCAGAAATTCAGAGGAATCTAGAATGGATGCTAGAATGAATAAGTTGTCTACCATACCTGTAAATGAGTGGTCTCTTCAAAGGCTGCACACCTTGGTGATTGGCTTAGAGCAGATGCAAAAAAAGCAGCAGAGAAACATACCTTTTAACAATCTCTCTAGTGAGATTCTAAAGTTGTATTGGAACGGAGATTATCTCAAATTATGCAGTGCAGCAAAATCAAACCTTTATATCAACATCATGAAAGAAGCCAGACTTCACTGTGGAAAAGAAAATTCTGTAATACTTCAGGGAGTTTCAAGAGAGAGACTGAATGAAATTGCATCAAGTTTTCACATTTTAGAACATGGCGTTGCACCACCCAAGATGGTATACAGATCATCCTGGTTGAATCTCAGTGACGCACACTATGATATTGACAAGGAACATGAGTGTCTGTCATCCTTGATGACTTTGCACGGCAAATCTCAAATTGCTGATAAGGAACTGCCAATGAAAAAGATGGAAAACATGCAGAAGTCTACAAATGAGATGGTAAAAGCATCTAATAAGGCACTAAGTGGAGAAGTGAAACAGAGAAAACAATTACCAGCTGAACATCAAAAGAACTCCTCTAGTGTTGAAGGTGACAAAGTGATAAGAAAAGAGCCAGTGGTTATGGATGCTGAAAATACAAGTTCTGTCAAAGAGACAGAAGGACAGGATAGTATGACTGTGGAAAATGTGGTGATGAAGAAAACGCAATCTgagaaacaaaataaaacacagGGTGAAAACGAGGCCCCTTTGCTTGTGTCCTTAAGTCGACAATCATCAGGTGTGAGTGATGGCTCTATAAAACCAGGAAATTTGTTCAAACTCCCCACCACAGACACGACTCCTGTGTTGGACAGAAATGGTTTTGCAAACTGTGTTTCTGTTGAGATGAGCATCCTTCCACCAGAGAAAGCTAGAAGATCATTTACTGGGGAGCCAGACAAAGTGGTAGATAACATCCAAAAAGATGCACAAATTTTGACAGAGCACAAGGATGAAGGCACTGTGGAATTATTTGACCAGGATAAAAAACACATGGACACTGAAATGAAATCGGATGAAAGGAGCAATGGAATTAAAATCAGTTGGCAATTGGAGAACTACTGTTGTCTCGCTAAATGGCTCCAAGTTTTGGGCTTTAGAAATGGAGGACGTTGTAAGTGTGAGCAAAAGGCTGAACTTGGTCATCATGCCGACACCTTGGGAAAAGGTGTGAAGGAGGCAAATGCAGTTAAGCACATGCATCCTTCCAACAAAGCTTGTAAGCTCACTGATACTGACATTGGCGTGCTAAGAGATAACAGGCAGGCAAAATGTAGACTtgaatacagaagcatacctggaAAAAAATCAGTTACCTcacatgctgatgatgatgatgccagcATGGATGAGATTGAGATTGTGGATGTCATCACAAACTATGAAGATATACTTGAGATGTCCAATGCAATGTCTGAGCAGTTGACGGCAATGCCACTTCTAGCATGTACTTCACATGAGTCTACATCAGGCAGAAAACATTACAGAAATCACCACAAAGAGATCACAACGCCTGAGTTCAAAACAGGAGATACACTAATACGCCTTGCATTATTTGGCACTTCTCACCTGAGACAAAAGAAAAATATTTCTGGATTCACATCACTGGATAATGTGGATTGTCCCCCAGAAACACTTGATGTAAAAATAAGTTCTGGTTGGAATGAATACCTAAACACTACTAAAAGCCAGACTCCTAAACAAAAAGTTTGGAATTCCTGGAAGAAGACCCATGTGCCATCAAAGATGTCTACTAACAGAAAGTCAAAGAAGCTAAAACATGCAAAAGCACCAGAATCAAAAAATGATGCTGCAAATAACTCTTTGATAAATACAGCAGTGTTGGATCTGATTCCTACTTTGCTGTCACATGAAGATGATGTACAAACATGTCAATCTGAAGCAAAATGTGAAAATACATTCTCTCTTGCATCAGCTGACAATCGGAAAAATACAGCTCAAGCCAGGAAAAAAACCAGGAAAAACATCAGTTCTACCAGAAAGGATAAAATAAGAAAGCTGAAACAAAATAAAATTTTGACATCACTTAATCTCAACAAAAGGTGGAATTGCACAAATAATGGGCATAAACTAGTGAAGTCCTCTTTTGAGCCAGCTCAGGCTTTTGATAAAAGTAAATTAAACACAGGTTTAGCCTTAAATTTCAGAGTTCTGCCAGAGTCTTTCAACATATCAGATGGTAGTTCCTCCATGGAAGCCAGTCAGTCTGCAGGTGCAGATAGTG gcACAAAGGTTAAAACTGTGATGCAAACCAAAAGGACATGGGGCATGTCag GTACTTGGTGTGACAGCCCCAGGAAGAAACGTTGCCTCAAATCTACCATTACCTTACCAAACACATCTGGGTCCAGCACATTCCAAGAATTCAAGAAGAAATATGAAGAAAAAAAGCAGAGAATTCATACCTAA